The following DNA comes from Amycolatopsis solani.
CGATGCGGATGCTCGTCACGGCCGCGCCCGGGATGGACGACAGCAGCGTACGACGCAGCGAGTTGCCGAGCGTGTAGCCGAAGCCGGGCTCCAGCGGTTCGATGGTGAACCGGGAGCGGGTCTCGTTGACCGTCTCTTCGCCGAGAGCCGGCCGCTGGGAAATCAGCATTTCTTCCTGGTTCCTTTCCAGACGACGCCCGCCATATGACGTCGAAGGGATGGCGCGACGGCGGCGCACCTGTTGCGCCGCCGCCCGTACTCCAGCCGGGGCCGGACTACTTCGAGTAGAGCTCGACGATCAGCTGTTCCTGAACCGGAACATCGATCTGCGCACGCTCCGGCAGCTGGTGGACCAGCACGCGGAGGTTGGACTGGACGACCTGCAGCCACGCCGGGATCGGGCGGTCGCCGAAGGACTCCTTGGCCACGACGAAAGGCAGCATCGCGAACGACTTCGGCCGCACGTCGATGATGTCCCACTTCGAGACCTGGAAGGACGGGACGTTGACCTTGACGCCGTTGACCAGGAAGTGGCCGTGGCTCACCAGCTGACGCGCCTGACGGCGGGTGCGGGCGATGCCGGCGCGGTAGATCACGTTGTCCAGGCGGGACTCGAGGATCTGCAGCAGGTTCTCACCGGTCTTGCCAGGACGCCGGACGGCTTCCTTGTAGTACCGGACGAACTGACGCTCGAGAACGCCGTAGGTGTAGCGAGCCTTCTGCTTCTCCTGCGACTGCAGGAGGTACTCGGACTCCTTGATGCGCCCGCGGCCGTGCTGGCCCGGCGGGTAGGGGCGACGCTCGAAAGCCTGGTCGCCGCCGATGAGGTCAACCTTGAGGCGACGCGAAATACGCGTCGCGGGGCCGGTGTAACGAGCCATTTCTTCTTACTCCTCCCCGTTCCTCAGACCCGGCGCCGCTTGGGCGGGCGGCAGCCGTTGTGAGGCTGCGGGGTCACGTCCTGGATGGTGCCGACCTCGAGGCCGGCCGCCTGCAGCGAGCGGATCGCCGTCTCGCGGCCCGAACCCGGGCCCTTCACGAAGACGTCGACCTTCTTCATGCCGTGCTCGGCGGCCTTGCGGGCAGCGTTCTCGGCGGCCATCTGCGCGGCGAACGGGGTGGACTTACGGGAGCCCTTGAAGCCCACGTGACCACTCGACGCCCACGCGATCACGGCACCGGTCGGGTCCGTGATCGAGACGATGGTGTTGTTGAAGGTGCTCTTGATGTGCGCGTGACCGTGCGCGACATTCTTCTTTTCCTTGCGGCGGACCTTCTTGGCCCCGGCCGCAGTACGAGACTTCGGTGGCATGTTCTGAGGGTTCTCCTGTTAGCGCGCGTTCTCTTGGTGAGCGGCGACCGCTTCGGCCTGGCCGCGCCGGATGATCGAACCGGCGTCGGTGTACAGGTTGCGGAGCGCCATCGGGCGGGCGTAGAGCGCCTTGGGCGAAACGCAAGCCGTGCCGCGGCGCTGCGCGCCGCCCATCCGCACGACCTTCTTGCCCTGGACGCTCACTTCTTGCCAGCCTTCTTCTTGCCGGCGACCGTCTTCTTCGGACCCTTGCGGGTACGGGCGTTGGTCTTCGTGCGCTGACCACGGACGGGAAGTCCGCGGCGCCAGCGAAGGCCCTCGTAGCACCCGATCTCGATCTTCCGACGGATGTCGGCGTTCACCTCGCGGCGAAGGTCACCCTCGACCTTGAAGTTCTCTTCGATGTACACACGCAGCTTCGCGAGGTCGTCATCGCTGAGGTCTTTGACGCGGGTGTCCGCGTTGAGCTCGGCAGCCTTGATGAGCTGCTTCGAGCGGGTACGGCCGATGCCGTAGATGTACGTAAGCGCGATCTCCAACCGCTTCTCGCGGGGGAGGTCTACGCCAGCGAGTCGTGCCATTGGCGCTGATGCTCCTTCATTGAATTCATCTTCAGGTCTGCTCCCCGTCCGGTTCCGGGACCGACTCGCCTGTCGTGCCCTCGGCTTGCGCCTCGGGTGTCCCAGCCCCGGCCTGAAGTCCGGGGGTGAACCGGTCCACTCGCGTGGCCCGGCAGGTGCGGGGAGGTTGTGTAGCCGTCAATCCACTCTGGTCGAGTGCGAGTGATCAGCCCTGCCGCTGCTTGTGCCGCAGGTTCTCGCAGATCACCATGATCCGGCCGTGACGGCGGATCACCTTGCACTTGTCGCAGATCTTCTTGACGCTCGGCTGG
Coding sequences within:
- the rpsD gene encoding 30S ribosomal protein S4; this encodes MARYTGPATRISRRLKVDLIGGDQAFERRPYPPGQHGRGRIKESEYLLQSQEKQKARYTYGVLERQFVRYYKEAVRRPGKTGENLLQILESRLDNVIYRAGIARTRRQARQLVSHGHFLVNGVKVNVPSFQVSKWDIIDVRPKSFAMLPFVVAKESFGDRPIPAWLQVVQSNLRVLVHQLPERAQIDVPVQEQLIVELYSK
- the rpsK gene encoding 30S ribosomal protein S11, whose translation is MPPKSRTAAGAKKVRRKEKKNVAHGHAHIKSTFNNTIVSITDPTGAVIAWASSGHVGFKGSRKSTPFAAQMAAENAARKAAEHGMKKVDVFVKGPGSGRETAIRSLQAAGLEVGTIQDVTPQPHNGCRPPKRRRV
- the rpsM gene encoding 30S ribosomal protein S13, whose protein sequence is MARLAGVDLPREKRLEIALTYIYGIGRTRSKQLIKAAELNADTRVKDLSDDDLAKLRVYIEENFKVEGDLRREVNADIRRKIEIGCYEGLRWRRGLPVRGQRTKTNARTRKGPKKTVAGKKKAGKK
- the rpmJ gene encoding 50S ribosomal protein L36 yields the protein MKVQPSVKKICDKCKVIRRHGRIMVICENLRHKQRQG